The candidate division KSB1 bacterium region AAATTCGCTAGAAAATATAGAGTTTTATTAATTTTATATCAACCATTTTCGTGACACATGAAAGCAATTTTATTTAACCTGAAATATTAAAACAGGAGAAAATCTGAAATTATTAATTGGTTTTCAGAAAATCAAATACAAACCTTTTCAAAGTGAATTTAAATAAAATATTACCTATAATGTATTGTTCTTAATCAAGCAACACCTCTGTATAATTAAGTATTGAGTCATTCAGGTTAAGAAATATTTTGCACAATTTGTATTCTGTTCATACATTAAACAGCGCTTTCCAATTTTCTTTCGGATATCCAGATCTAATACAAGAGGTTCAATTTTTATTTTTAAAATAAGAACTTATATCCTTAAAAGATCCAAATTTTATGACAAAGAATAACATTACAGTCCTCAAAAAAAAGGCGAAAAGGTTAGCCACCCTGATTGAAGTCAGCACGATTATCAACTCTTCGTTGGATTTAGACAAGGTAATCAGCCTGGTCCTGGAAAAAACGCAGGAAGTGATGGATGCGGAAGCCGGCTCGGTGTTATTATTGAATCATGAAACCAATCGGCTTGAAGTACAATCAGCCCTGGGAAATGTTGGCAGTGCCATAAAAGAAAATATCTCACTGGAAATGGGCCAGGGAATTGCCGGATGGGTTGCAAAAGAGAAAAAGTCCCTCAATGTAGCGGATGTTCAAAACGATCCTCGTTTCTTCAAAGGTGCGGATAAAATAACCGGGTTCCAAACCAAGAGCATGCTGGCCTCACCCTTGATATTTAAAGATAAGTTAATCGGTGTCGCTGAGGTGATCAACCGTCGTGACGGCAAGTCATTTTCATCAGATGATGAGGATTTATTTAACACTTTTTGCGGAAGCGTAGCTATGGCTGTGGAAAATGCCAGGTTGCACCGAGTTCTACTTGAAAGAGAACGAATTCAGCAGCAGTTGGAATCGGCGCAAGTTATACAACAAAGTTTCTTGCCGCAATCTTTCCCTAAATGTGAAAACAATCGCTTCGAAACCTGGGCGGCTTACAAAGCAGCAAAATCCATTGGTGGAGATTTTTATGATTTTTTAATGTTGGATGAAAATCATCTTGCAATCGTTATTGGAGATGTTTGTGGAAAAGGCATTCCGGCAGCTTTATATATGGCTCGCGTTTTAAGTGATTTTCGCTTTTTTACCCAATTGAATAACCCGAGTGAAACTGTTAGCCGATTGAATAAACAACTTGTAGAAAGAAGCCGCAATGGCATGTTTGTCACCCTGGCATATGCCGTTCTAAACGCCAAAACCGGCCTCATAACTTATGTCAATGCAGGACATGGTCCAATGCTACGAATAAATCATCTTGGCAATAAGGTGGATATCATTGGCCTGGCGAAGGAGATTCCTTTGGCAATCCGGGAAGAATCCATCTACCAGCAGGAGAGTTTTCAGTTAGAGCATGGAGATTATCTCGTCCTTTTTACCGATGGCATTAGTGAGGCCCGCAATATCCAAGGTGAACAAATGAGTTTGGAAATTCTTGCTGACATAATAGCAAAGCCGTGGGAATCTCCAAAAATGTTGACTGAATTTGTTTTGAATAAAGTATTGAAATTATCAAAAAATTCGACTCAGCATGATGATTTAACCCTGGTCGCAATCAGATGGAATTGAGATGATAAATGAAAAGTTAAAATCGATATTTTGGCAGTGATGAATACTAATTTTTACATTCAAACTTGCCGATTTACCTTAGTGTAATCATAACAAAATTTTCTGATCTATCTAATGAAAAATCAATCAAAACAATCCAATAAAGTGTCGCTCACGGTTCCCGGTGATGCTCGCTATCTCAAGGTACTTCGTTCTGTTCTTGAGTCTGTAGGCCAAATTTACGATTTTGAAGAAAAGGATATTCAATCCATGCAATTAGCTGCGAATGAAGCTTTTGCCAACATCATTGAACATTCGTATTGCAACCAGGCAAATTGCCCGATCTATATAACTCTTTCTTCCAGCAAGGATAAATTACAACTGGAACTGGAAGATGAGGGTATTCCATTGGAGCCGGAAAAAATCAAATCACGAGCCCTGGAAGACGTAAAACCAGGAGGTCTAGGAGTACATTTCATGAAATCCCTTATGGATGAGGTGATTTTTGATACTTCAAATAAACGAAATCGTTTGATTCTTATAAAGGAGAGAAGCAAATCCAATGAAGGATTCGATTAATATTCAAGTCGATCAAACTGAAAATCTGGCTACTGTTATTCTTTCAGGAGAAGTTGATTTATATTCGTCTCGAGAAGCTAGAAAAATTATTCTGGAACTTGCTTCCCGGAAAGTGCCTATCATCATAGTCGATTTAAGCGGGGTCCCTTATATGGATAGTTCCGGACTTGCTTCTATGGTGGAAGGTTTACAAAAGGTAGAATCTTACAAAGGCAAATTTATTTTGAGTGGACTACAACCTATGGTAAATAAAGTGTTCGAATTAAGCCGTTTAAATACTGTGTTTACGATCTATGAAGATATTGACACAGCGCTAAATGAGTTAGATGAAAAAAATGAGCCGGTGGGAGGATAGCAGATTTCCACACTTAGAATTATATTAGGCGGTATTGGTCGTTGGACCCTCGATTCTTTATGGCAAATTGATCGGTATTCTCGGTTAGTCGGACAGGGAATTTATTGGTTGGTTGCCGCGCCATTCAAAGGCAAAAAACTACGTTGGAATTCTACAATCATTCAAATGGTGCGAATCGGTTTTGATTCCATACCCATCGTTGCAATCATTGGATTCTTCGTCGGATTAATCCTGGGTATGCAGTCCGCCTACCAACTAAAACCATTCGGAGCAACCATATTTATGGCAAACCTGGTGGGCGTATCGATAACCCGGGAACTTGGTCCGATGCTGACCGCCATCATTATCGCCGGAAGAAGCGGCTCCGCTATTGCAGCTGAAATTTCAACCATGCAAGTTTCGGAAGAAATCGATGCTCTGAAAACCATGGGACTCAATCCGGTGCCCTTCCTGGTAGTTCCCCGTGTTATGGCAATGATGGTCATGCTTCCCTGTCTGACTTTAATCTCAGATGTCATTGGTATAACCGGTGGCGTGGTTGTGGGTATTTATATGGAAAATATTGATTTTACACTTTATATGAACCAAACTGCCTCCGCTTTGGTGATGAAAGATCTGCTTACCGGGTTATTCAAGAGTGTGGTTTTTGCTTGGATTATTGTAACCATTGCCTGTTACCAGGGCTTTGCAGCATCTGGAGGAGCGGAAAGTGTTGGCAAAAGAACGACCAGCTCGGTTGTGGCTTCAATGTTCATGATCATTGTGGCTGATGTTTTCTTTACCGGGTTATTTTATTCGACATTTTGATGACATCGATTAAAAAAAAACCGATCATCCAAATTCGTGACCTTGTCACTTCCTATGGTGATTTAACCGTTTTGAATGGCTTAAATCTCGATATTTATGAGGATGAAACTTTCGTTATTTTGGGACGATCCGGATGTGGCAAAAGCACTCTGCTCCGTCATCTCATCGGTTTACAAAAACCCACTTCCGGTGAGATACTGCTATATGGCCAAGATATGGCCCGAATGTCAGAAGATGAAAACGTCGAAGTATTAAAAAAAATCGGCATGTTATTTCAAGGATCCGCTCTTTTTAATTCAATGACTTTAGCCGATAATGTCGCATTGGCTTTACAAGAACATACGAACCTGGAAGATTCCACCATTCAAATTATGGCAAGAATGAAATTAGACATGGTTGGATTAAGCGGATTTGAAGATTTTATGCCATCTCAACTTTCCGGTGGAATGAGAAAACGCGCGGGTCTTGCCCGGGCAATTGCCATGGATCCGGAAGTTTTATTTTGCGATGAGCCATCTGCCGGTTTGGATCCCATAGTGGCAGCCGGGATCGATGAATTATTGTTAAAGTTACGACAAGCATTCCAGATGACATTAGTGGTTGTTACACATGAAATGGCATCCGTAGAATTAATTGCCGACCGAATTGCGATGATGCATAATGGAAAAATATTGGCAGTAGGTACTACTGAAGAAATTAAAAATAATCAACATTCATATATTCAACAATTCATGAAAAGAGAAGCAGACAAAGAAGAAGTTGATCGTGAAAAATTACTTAACGCCTTAACCGGTAATGGATTTTAGCATGAACTATCGAATGCAAGAAGTTAAAGTCGGCTTAATGGTCGTCCTCAGCGGTTTTTTACTGTTACTATTTTTATTCATTGTATCTGATTTTGAATATGAAAACACTTCAGTCAAATACACAACTAAGTTAGCTTTTGTTGGTGGTTTTGAGGAAGGAACCCCGGTTCGTTTAGGAGGACAATATATCGGCAGAATTGCAGATATTCGTCCGCCTATTGCCAATTCTCCTGAAATTGAACTAGTGATAGAGATCAATGCAGGTACGCCCATTAAAACCGATTCACGTGCATACCTGACATCTTTAGGGTTTCTCGGTGAGTTTTATTTGGAAATTATGCCCGGTTCACCCGAAGCGCCTCTACTGCCACCCGATAGTGAAATACCGTCTCTAAATGCAACCACATTTTCGCAGCTTGCTATGCCATTGAGTGAAATGGCAGAGTCCTTTAAAGTTACGATTACACAAGTGAATGAATTGTTTAATGCACAGAATCAACAGGGATTAGCAAATATTCTGACAAACTTGAACAGTATTCTGACCTCAAATTCAGTTCAACTTTCGGATTTATTAATCAATCTAAATCAAATGGCGGTTGATTTTAGCAATATTTCCAGTCGCTTTGATACTTTATTTATGAAAAATGAAGATGTTGTTGATGATGTTATAAACAATTTAAGTTCCACTTTGGCCGAAACCCAAACTTTTCTGCAA contains the following coding sequences:
- a CDS encoding SpoIIE family protein phosphatase, encoding MTKNNITVLKKKAKRLATLIEVSTIINSSLDLDKVISLVLEKTQEVMDAEAGSVLLLNHETNRLEVQSALGNVGSAIKENISLEMGQGIAGWVAKEKKSLNVADVQNDPRFFKGADKITGFQTKSMLASPLIFKDKLIGVAEVINRRDGKSFSSDDEDLFNTFCGSVAMAVENARLHRVLLERERIQQQLESAQVIQQSFLPQSFPKCENNRFETWAAYKAAKSIGGDFYDFLMLDENHLAIVIGDVCGKGIPAALYMARVLSDFRFFTQLNNPSETVSRLNKQLVERSRNGMFVTLAYAVLNAKTGLITYVNAGHGPMLRINHLGNKVDIIGLAKEIPLAIREESIYQQESFQLEHGDYLVLFTDGISEARNIQGEQMSLEILADIIAKPWESPKMLTEFVLNKVLKLSKNSTQHDDLTLVAIRWN
- a CDS encoding ATP-binding protein codes for the protein MKNQSKQSNKVSLTVPGDARYLKVLRSVLESVGQIYDFEEKDIQSMQLAANEAFANIIEHSYCNQANCPIYITLSSSKDKLQLELEDEGIPLEPEKIKSRALEDVKPGGLGVHFMKSLMDEVIFDTSNKRNRLILIKERSKSNEGFD
- a CDS encoding STAS domain-containing protein; translated protein: MKDSINIQVDQTENLATVILSGEVDLYSSREARKIILELASRKVPIIIVDLSGVPYMDSSGLASMVEGLQKVESYKGKFILSGLQPMVNKVFELSRLNTVFTIYEDIDTALNELDEKNEPVGG
- a CDS encoding ABC transporter permease → MVAAPFKGKKLRWNSTIIQMVRIGFDSIPIVAIIGFFVGLILGMQSAYQLKPFGATIFMANLVGVSITRELGPMLTAIIIAGRSGSAIAAEISTMQVSEEIDALKTMGLNPVPFLVVPRVMAMMVMLPCLTLISDVIGITGGVVVGIYMENIDFTLYMNQTASALVMKDLLTGLFKSVVFAWIIVTIACYQGFAASGGAESVGKRTTSSVVASMFMIIVADVFFTGLFYSTF
- a CDS encoding ABC transporter ATP-binding protein, whose translation is MTSIKKKPIIQIRDLVTSYGDLTVLNGLNLDIYEDETFVILGRSGCGKSTLLRHLIGLQKPTSGEILLYGQDMARMSEDENVEVLKKIGMLFQGSALFNSMTLADNVALALQEHTNLEDSTIQIMARMKLDMVGLSGFEDFMPSQLSGGMRKRAGLARAIAMDPEVLFCDEPSAGLDPIVAAGIDELLLKLRQAFQMTLVVVTHEMASVELIADRIAMMHNGKILAVGTTEEIKNNQHSYIQQFMKREADKEEVDREKLLNALTGNGF
- a CDS encoding MCE family protein → MNYRMQEVKVGLMVVLSGFLLLLFLFIVSDFEYENTSVKYTTKLAFVGGFEEGTPVRLGGQYIGRIADIRPPIANSPEIELVIEINAGTPIKTDSRAYLTSLGFLGEFYLEIMPGSPEAPLLPPDSEIPSLNATTFSQLAMPLSEMAESFKVTITQVNELFNAQNQQGLANILTNLNSILTSNSVQLSDLLINLNQMAVDFSNISSRFDTLFMKNEDVVDDVINNLSSTLAETQTFLQELTHSIGMIDGVMAENTYSYKSILANLERSTRNLEEFSRNIRERPWNLVRKSDIKARKLPKN